In Desulfobaculum bizertense DSM 18034, the genomic stretch CAGCGTGCTTCATGCGGACATGTACATCAACCCGCCAGGAGGCAAAGACCTCTTTCGCCCCGAGGAATTTTCAGAACGCGGCATCGGCCTTGCGTTTACCAGGGTGCCCGATTTTGAATATGATCCCGCACCATTCACCTTTGTTCCCAGCCTCTCTATTCTGGATGTGCTTATGTGGAACAGCCCGGAACAGGTCCGTGCGCAACTTGGAAAAGATGAACTTGATATCGCATAAAAAATCCCCCTCTCGCGTTCCAGCCAGAGGGGGACTCTCTTTTGCCTCAAAAAAAAATCAACTTTCATTTCGTACAGTCACGTCCGGCAGAAGCTTCACCATCTTGACTTCCCCACAAGCGATGCCTAGTTTCTCCCCATGCGATTTTTGACCCGTCCATATTTCCTGCCTTTTCATGCGGCCATTATTGTTCCTCGCCGCATCAAGACTGCTGTCTGACCTCACTGGCACAGCTCTCTCAGGAGAGGTGCGCCCTTTTTCCAAAAAAACTGACTGAATTCATTTTGCGCTCACAGCGAGCGTTCCCCTTTTCTTTTGGAGAAAAACAATGAGAAAAAATCCTTTCAACAGCCCTTTTGAGGGCTACGAAATTCGACAGCACATACAGAACAAGAACATTCAGGCTGGACGGCACAGCTATTATTCCGGCTATTACCACGGGCATCACTTTGAGGACTGCGCACGCTACCTCAGCCCGGACCGGACAGACGTTGACCAGCTCAAAATTGGTGCGTTTTGCTCCATTGGCTCTGGTGTGAGCTTTATCATGGCAGGAAATCAGGGACACAGGATGGACTGGGCCAGCACCTTTCCCTTTCACTACATGCCAGAATTCAGCGAAGCTCCTGACGGTTTTGCCCGCAAGGGTGACACAGTCATAGGCAATGATGTCTGGATTGGGACCGAGGCTATGATTATGCCCGGCGTTCACATTGGGAATGGTGCCGTAATCGGTGCACGAGCCGTTGTCACCAAAGACGTGGACGACTACTCCATTGTGGGAGGTTTTCCTGCCAAGCATATCCGCTATCGCTTTTCCGAAGAGGAACGGACCATGCTTCTGGAACTCAAATGGTGGGACTGGCCTGATGAAAAAATCACCGCCAAGCTCGACATGCTGAGTAGCGGCGACATAAAAGCGCTTTACAACTCCGAAAACTAAAAAAAGGCCCTGCATTTTTTGCGGGGCCTTTCTTCTTTTTCAGTGACTTAGCCTACGCAAAGGCTTTCTGGCATTTTTCCGCTCTTGCCAGACGCCATTCACGACTTATTTTTCCTCTTTGGCAAAATAAAAAACAGAAAATCAAGGAAATTTGGTGAATATATGAATGCACAGACCGTGCTCCCCAAAGAGGCACACAAGCTCTTTCAGAGCGGTGCAGCTCTCGGTGTTGATGTTCGCACTGTGAGCGAAGTCAAAGGGGAATTCATTGCAGACAGTGTGTTCCTTCCTCAGGATATTTTTTCTGAACAGCGTCTTTCCGCACTTCTAGAGGAAGGACAGGATGTTATTCTGATCTGCCGAAGTGACAACCGGGCCACTCAGATTGCTGAACGCTTCGCAGCCCAGCTCCCAAAGCTCAAGGTTCTCAAGGGCGGCATCGTGGCATGGAAGAAAGATGGCCTTCCCATCAGCGCAGGGTGTGCAAGCGGCATCCCAATGGAGCGTCAGGTTCTGATTAGCGCAGGCTCCCTCGTTCTTCTTGGACTGCTTTTGTCCAAGGTCATTGCCCCTGAATTTGTTGGTGTAAGCGCCTTTGTTGGTGCAGGACTTATTTTTGCCGGAGTTACTGGCTTTTGTGGCATGGCAAAAATACTGGGCAAAATGCCGTGGAACACCAAAAACAACTCCTGCTCTCTCAGCCGTTAAAAAGCCCCTTATCAGATCATTCCTTGAGCTGCCTCATAACGAGGCAGCTTTTTTTTGCGCTTTGCCCATAAAAAAACGCTGTGAAACCTCTTCCCAGGTTTCACAGCGTTCGCCATACGGCTCATCTCGGACACAAGACTATTTCACACAGTCCCCAAGACGGTCCTGTGCAATTTTTTTCAGTTTCAGGAACACGGCATCATCGAGCTGCTTCGCCTCAATGCCATACTCCCGACCAAGATATTCATACTTGGGCTGTCCCATGCGGTGATACTGCAATGGCTCGTATTCCACATTCGGGACGTTCTCCTCAAGAAAATCCACAATGGCGTTCATGTCTTCTTCCGTATCATTGAAGCCCGGAATCACAGGGGTGCGGACACGGATATGCAGGTCCGGGAAATCGGCCCGCAAGCTTTTCAGGTTCTCCATAACCCGCTCGCACGACTGCCCTGTAAATTCCTTATGCTTTTCAGCATCCACACTCTTGATGTCAAAAAGGACATGGTTCAGATACTCTGCGGCGGCTTTCAGGGTCTCATAGTCCACAAAGCCACAGGTCTCTATCGCCGTTTTAATTCGGCGAGTTCTGGCCTCGCGCAGAAGCGCCAGAGCAAAGTCCCGCTGTGCCAGCGGTTCACCACCAGACAGCGTCAGACCGCCGCCGGAACGTGCATAGAAAATACTGTCTTCTTCCACACGCTTGAGCACTTCATCAACACTCATGGTCCTGCCATACACATTCAGCGCCTGCGCCGGACATGCATCAGCACAATGCATCTGGTCCAGACACAGCTCCCTGTTGACCGAAATTTTGTTGTCTGCCGTTGTCGACAGCGCACCCGCAGTACAGACCTCGAGGCATCGAACACATTTGTCGACTCCCAGGCACTTGTTGGGGTTATATGCCAGTTCAGGCTTAAAAGACTGAGACTCAGGGTTACTACACCAGCGACAGTGCAGGGGGCAGCCTTTCATAAAAACGATGGTCCTGATTCCCGGTCCATCATGAACAGAATATTTCTGGACGTTGAAAACGGTTCCCGTTGTTTTCCTGTCAATCAAACTCATCGTTGTTCACCTTCATCATTCACGCCAGTTTTCTGGCTGCTAAGGGTCTAGTTTCCCACTCACTCCGTTCCCGGAGTCCCCACCTTTTCGCCTCAAGAAAAAAATGAGTTCCTGGAATGCCCCCACTCCCTGTTTGTGGAAAATGGCGGAGGACCATTTAGCCCTCCGCCAAGAGTGCATATTCGTGATTACACCACGAGCGAACTAAATAGTGTCGTGCTCGGTACGGGCAATCAGGTCATTCTGCAGGTCCTCGGAAAGGTCGACAAAGTATGCAGAGTAACCAGCGATACGAACGATCAGGTTACGGTACTTGTCGGGGTCCTTCTGAGCAGCGATCAGGGTGTCACGGTTGATGACGTTGAACTGCACGTGCCACAGCTTGAGGTCGCAGAAGGTACGGATAAAGGAAACCAGCTTCTCGGTTCCTTCTTCGCCAGCAACGCACTTCGGAGAGAACTTCAGGTTCAGAAGGCGAGCTGCGCGCTCACGGTAGTCGTAGTTCTTGGACTCGTAGTTGGAGACCATGACGGCGGTGGGGCCGTTCACGTCTGCACCGTGAGAAGCAGAAGAACCGTCAGAAAGCGGAGACCATGCCTTACGTCCGTTCGGAGTTGCGGAAACAACCTTGCCGAAAGGTACGTGAGAGGTAAACGGCACCAGACGAAGATCCAGATGCACACCGAGTTCCTTGGCGTACTTGTGCGTAAAGGCAAGACAGGTACGGTCAATTTCCTTGGCGATGGAATCTGCGTAATCGTTGTTGTTGCCGTAGCAAGGAACGTTCTTCAGCATCATCTGAATGTCTTCCTTGCCCTCGAAGTTGCATTCCAGAGCTTCGATCAGCTCGGCCATGGTGAGCTTCTTCTCTTCGAAGACGAGCTTCTTGATGGCAGACATGGAGTCAACAACGGTACCGTAACCAATGTACTCGAAGTATCCGAGGTTGATGCCGCCGGGAATCTGCGGGGTGTGCAGGTCGAGGCAGTTTTCCATGCAGAGGTCATGCAGGGCAGAACCCATCGGAGCAGCAAAGTGACGGGCACGAAGCTGAATGATCTGATGCTGCTGGATGAATGCGTGACGCAGGAAGTTGGTCTGCTGCTTCTGGTATGCGTTCCAGAACTCTTCCCAGGTCTTGAACTCGCGAGGATCGCCAGTCTCAATGCTCAGGGTCTGGTCGCCGTACTTCTTCATGCTGCCGTTGTAGAGCACCATTTCCAGAGCTGCTGCAAAGTTGATGTATGCGCAGCCAGAGGTGTAGGTGTCGCGGTTAGGCATACGGATTTCAGCACAACCAGAAACAGAGTAATCGTAGATTTCTTCGAAGCTTGCGCCCTTTGCGAGGTGCAGAGGAATAATTTCTTCGTCGTTGATCAGTTTGGGGAAGCCGGAGCCTTCCTTAATGGTCTCTGCGATCTCGTAAAGGAAACGCTCTGGTGCGCGAGCGTGAATACGAGCAGCGAGATCCGGGTAGTGATGCGGGAACTCGCGCTTGGAACGCAGGAACAGGTAGGTCAGTTCGTTCGTGGCGTCACGGCCGTCAGGAGTCTGGCCGCCAACGGTCACAGCTTCCCAGTGAGCGTAGCCTTCGTTGAAAGCGCCGCCAGTGGGGGAAATGTACAGGTCAATGTACTGAGCCATGCTCACGTACACGCACTCGATCAGCTCAATGGCCTTGTTGTCGTCCAGAATGCCTGCTTCCACGTCTGCCTTGTAGAAGGGATACAGGTACTGGTCCATACGGCCGTTGGAGATGATGGTACCGGTCTTCTGCTCCAGACGAGAGAACATCTGGGTGAACCACTGAGACTGCACAGCCTCGTGGAAGGTACGGGCCGGGTGCTCAGGAACACGAGCGCAGATCTCAGAAATGGTCTCCAGTTCCTTTTTGCGGACCGGATCGCTTTCGTTCTCGGCCATCTCGGCAGCGAGCACGGAATGACGCTTTGCCCAGGTGATGATGGCTTCGCACACGATGACGATAGCTTCGAGGAAAGGCTTCTTCTCGGTGTTGTCCACCGGGCTGCACGGATCAAGAGCAGCAAGCTTTTCTTCTGCTTCTTTCTTGAGGCCACCAAAGCCGCGCTTCAGAACCTTTTCGTAGTCGTGCACCCACTGGAGGGAAGAACGGAAAGAAGAGGTTTCGTTCACGATGAAGCGGGACATCAGTCCATCAGGATCATCATAGGTCAGCTTGTGGGTATCAGCTGGCAGGTGAATGTTGAGATCTTCGTGGTAGGTTTTGCCAACCCAGTACGGAGCGATCTCTTCAACAACCACGCGAGCGTCTTCTTCTGAAATGGAGAAAGGAGACTTTTCACGCTTGGGGAGCTGCTCAATGGCCTGACCAAGGAAGTCACCGTCGAGTTCGGGGTACAGGACGCCATAACGGCCCTGACAACCGCCGCGACCAGCAATAAGCTGCTTGTCGTCGATGTAAACGGTGATGTTCTCAGCAACGTTTTTCAAGGCTTTTGCCCAGCGCAGAACGAGCATTTCGCCTTCGGTCTGACGCATGGATTCGGTGAAATATTTTGCGCGCTCAATGTCGATGATCGGGCGCTGATTCTCGATGGTCTCAAGAATTTCGAAGACACGCTCGTGGTTCTTGCGGAAACGGTCTTCCTTACCAGCAATACGGTCCTGGATTCTCTGCTCATGGGGAGACAGAACGTTGCAGCATTCCATTTTAATGCTCCTTTGTTATTTCAACCTGAAAGTTTTCACTATGTATGGAGATAGATTTCTCTATTGATCCCAAATACTTTTTCCAAATGGGGGAACTTTTCTCTTGGGCCTGAATCATAGCGTTTTGCTATAGTTCTAAAGGGAAGCCCTGTTCCCCCTTCCCTCACACTATCGAGTCAAAAAGAGCGACAGTTCGGGGACATATGTAACGAGGAGCAGTACCACCAGCATGATCCCAAGCAGCGGGAACACAACCTTGGAGAGCTTCTCGATTTTGACCTTGGCAACACCACTTGCAACGAAGAGGTTGACGCCGACCGGCGGAGTGACAAAGCCCAGTGCGAGGTTAACCACCATCACGATACCGAAGTGAACCGGGTCAACACCGACCTTGGTCACGATGGGCAGCAGAATAGGAGTCAGGATGACAATCGCGGCCAGTGCTTCCATGAATGTACCAATCCAGAGGAGCAGGACGTTGATCATCAGAAGAATAACAATCTTGGAGCTGGTCATACCGAGCATGAACTCTGCAATGCGTGCAGGCACCTGCTCAATGGTCATGACGTTGCCGAAGATGGTTGCCATAGCCATCAGCATGATGACGATGGCCGAGGTGCTACATGCATCCATGAAGCACGGAACAATGTTTTTCAGGTTCAGCTCACGATAGACAAACACACCCACAAAGAGACCGTAGAAGGCAGCAAGAGCCGCAGCTTCGGTGGGGGTCATGATGCCGCCGTAGATGCCACCAAGCACGATGACCGGAACCATCAGGGCCAGCTTGGCATCCCAGAACGCCTTCACAAAGGTCTTGAAATTGCGTTCTTTTTCTTCACCCTTCCAGCCGTTTTTCTTGGAGACAACGTAGCTGAAGAACATCAGCGCGCCACCAGTCAAAAGGCCGGGAACAATGCCGCCAATGAAAAGCTTGCCGATGGAGACCTGAGCCGAGACACCGTACACAACGAAGGGGTTGGACGGAGGAATCATGACGCCGATGGCGCCGGAGCAGGCCACAATGGCCGCAGCAAAATACTTGTCGTAGCCGCGCTCAATCATTGCGGGGATGGTCAAAGAGCCGATAGCAGCAACCGTTGCCGGACCAGAGCCGGAGATTGCAGCAAAGAACATACAGGTGGCGATGGTTGCCAGTGCCATGCCGCCAGGCAGGGAACCGAGCATCTCGTCAGCAAGGTTCAGCAGTCGCTGAGACAGGCCGCCAGCACCCATGAATACACCCGCGGCGATGAAGAACGGGATCGCCATGATCGGGAAGCTGTCGATGGAGGTGAAAGCAATCTGTGCGATGTATTCAATGGGCAGCGTGCCTGCACCGATGATGGTTGCCAGTGCTGCCAAACCAAGGCCAATGGCGATGGGGACGCCGATGACCAGGAAAAGAATGAAATATCCAAAAAGCAGGGCCAGCGCGTTCATGTTGTTAAACAGAATCAGCGGGAGACTAATCAGGCCACAAAGTGCGAAACCAATAAGCGTGTCGAGGAGTCCGGTGACGCGGATCTGTTTGACGAGATCCTGAATGACGCGCAAGGCCATGAGTCCGAAGCCGAAAGGCAAAATCAGGTACGGAATGGAGTACGGCACCTGAAGTGCTGGGGTCGTCTGGGGGAACTGCAGCTGCATCTGAACATGCTGGCTGCCCAAAACGGTGACAGCTCCGGCCAGAACGAGGAAGCAGGCGTCAACCATAATCCAGCTGATATCCTGAAAGCGCTTTGGCAGGCGATCGTAGATGATATCAACGCGGATGTTTGAGCGGTTCTTGATTGCCAGCGGAATAGCGAGGTAACTCATCCAGATAAAGAGGAAGCGAGCCAACTCTTCGGTCCAGACCGCAGCACCTGCGTCAGCAGAGAACTTGGTGACGATGTAGCGGTACGCCGTCTGGAAGGTGATGATGAGGATAACCCCGAGCATTGCGGCAAAGAGAAATGGCTTTTCAAAATTTTCGTCCAGCCATCCCAGGACGCCCATGCGCTTGGTTGTTGAGCCTGTATTCACAGTATTCGACATA encodes the following:
- a CDS encoding CatB-related O-acetyltransferase encodes the protein MRKNPFNSPFEGYEIRQHIQNKNIQAGRHSYYSGYYHGHHFEDCARYLSPDRTDVDQLKIGAFCSIGSGVSFIMAGNQGHRMDWASTFPFHYMPEFSEAPDGFARKGDTVIGNDVWIGTEAMIMPGVHIGNGAVIGARAVVTKDVDDYSIVGGFPAKHIRYRFSEEERTMLLELKWWDWPDEKITAKLDMLSSGDIKALYNSEN
- a CDS encoding rhodanese-like domain-containing protein, producing MNAQTVLPKEAHKLFQSGAALGVDVRTVSEVKGEFIADSVFLPQDIFSEQRLSALLEEGQDVILICRSDNRATQIAERFAAQLPKLKVLKGGIVAWKKDGLPISAGCASGIPMERQVLISAGSLVLLGLLLSKVIAPEFVGVSAFVGAGLIFAGVTGFCGMAKILGKMPWNTKNNSCSLSR
- the hpsH gene encoding (2S)-3-sulfopropanediol dehydratase activating enzyme — protein: MSLIDRKTTGTVFNVQKYSVHDGPGIRTIVFMKGCPLHCRWCSNPESQSFKPELAYNPNKCLGVDKCVRCLEVCTAGALSTTADNKISVNRELCLDQMHCADACPAQALNVYGRTMSVDEVLKRVEEDSIFYARSGGGLTLSGGEPLAQRDFALALLREARTRRIKTAIETCGFVDYETLKAAAEYLNHVLFDIKSVDAEKHKEFTGQSCERVMENLKSLRADFPDLHIRVRTPVIPGFNDTEEDMNAIVDFLEENVPNVEYEPLQYHRMGQPKYEYLGREYGIEAKQLDDAVFLKLKKIAQDRLGDCVK
- the hpsG gene encoding (2S)-3-sulfopropanediol dehydratase; translation: MECCNVLSPHEQRIQDRIAGKEDRFRKNHERVFEILETIENQRPIIDIERAKYFTESMRQTEGEMLVLRWAKALKNVAENITVYIDDKQLIAGRGGCQGRYGVLYPELDGDFLGQAIEQLPKREKSPFSISEEDARVVVEEIAPYWVGKTYHEDLNIHLPADTHKLTYDDPDGLMSRFIVNETSSFRSSLQWVHDYEKVLKRGFGGLKKEAEEKLAALDPCSPVDNTEKKPFLEAIVIVCEAIITWAKRHSVLAAEMAENESDPVRKKELETISEICARVPEHPARTFHEAVQSQWFTQMFSRLEQKTGTIISNGRMDQYLYPFYKADVEAGILDDNKAIELIECVYVSMAQYIDLYISPTGGAFNEGYAHWEAVTVGGQTPDGRDATNELTYLFLRSKREFPHHYPDLAARIHARAPERFLYEIAETIKEGSGFPKLINDEEIIPLHLAKGASFEEIYDYSVSGCAEIRMPNRDTYTSGCAYINFAAALEMVLYNGSMKKYGDQTLSIETGDPREFKTWEEFWNAYQKQQTNFLRHAFIQQHQIIQLRARHFAAPMGSALHDLCMENCLDLHTPQIPGGINLGYFEYIGYGTVVDSMSAIKKLVFEEKKLTMAELIEALECNFEGKEDIQMMLKNVPCYGNNNDYADSIAKEIDRTCLAFTHKYAKELGVHLDLRLVPFTSHVPFGKVVSATPNGRKAWSPLSDGSSASHGADVNGPTAVMVSNYESKNYDYRERAARLLNLKFSPKCVAGEEGTEKLVSFIRTFCDLKLWHVQFNVINRDTLIAAQKDPDKYRNLIVRIAGYSAYFVDLSEDLQNDLIARTEHDTI
- a CDS encoding TRAP transporter large permease subunit, with the translated sequence MSNTVNTGSTTKRMGVLGWLDENFEKPFLFAAMLGVILIITFQTAYRYIVTKFSADAGAAVWTEELARFLFIWMSYLAIPLAIKNRSNIRVDIIYDRLPKRFQDISWIMVDACFLVLAGAVTVLGSQHVQMQLQFPQTTPALQVPYSIPYLILPFGFGLMALRVIQDLVKQIRVTGLLDTLIGFALCGLISLPLILFNNMNALALLFGYFILFLVIGVPIAIGLGLAALATIIGAGTLPIEYIAQIAFTSIDSFPIMAIPFFIAAGVFMGAGGLSQRLLNLADEMLGSLPGGMALATIATCMFFAAISGSGPATVAAIGSLTIPAMIERGYDKYFAAAIVACSGAIGVMIPPSNPFVVYGVSAQVSIGKLFIGGIVPGLLTGGALMFFSYVVSKKNGWKGEEKERNFKTFVKAFWDAKLALMVPVIVLGGIYGGIMTPTEAAALAAFYGLFVGVFVYRELNLKNIVPCFMDACSTSAIVIMLMAMATIFGNVMTIEQVPARIAEFMLGMTSSKIVILLMINVLLLWIGTFMEALAAIVILTPILLPIVTKVGVDPVHFGIVMVVNLALGFVTPPVGVNLFVASGVAKVKIEKLSKVVFPLLGIMLVVLLLVTYVPELSLFLTR